Proteins from one Rosa chinensis cultivar Old Blush chromosome 7, RchiOBHm-V2, whole genome shotgun sequence genomic window:
- the LOC112175383 gene encoding uncharacterized protein LOC112175383 — translation MLIQAHCSTLSPVSLTNATRQFPIISRPAPFNVYRSNGAVSSWLGRKKNRGVIVSASEEQSSSPNLQKRRKIIEHICLLKSKEDLSDEEEKDMLDYLYTTQYQMRGIVAISLGRIGNQNPDKYSYAFYLRFQRKEDLVKFYQHPFYLGVLKDHVSPYCHELLNVDYESEVEDDILPIFRKGEEFNFGVEFVLLISFVNNASDHVEDALVSLEGLLMGFQSLIVQSTQGVNFNPSSKEYTHGVVIRFRSFDAFEIFFGSSEYKDLWKSKFEKITQKTLSVHFLIQPVGSEIM, via the exons ATGCTCATTCAAGCTCATTGCTCCACACTCTCTCCTGTTTCTCTCACAAACGCTACCCGCCAATTCCCTATCATCTCCCGCCCTGCCCCTTTTAATG TGTATCGATCGAATGGAGCTGTGAGTTCGTGGCTGGGGAGGAAAAAGAACCGGGGAGTGATAGTTTCGGCTTCTGAGGAGCAGAGCTCAAGCCCCAATTTGCAGAAGAGAAG AAAGATCATCGAACACATATGTCTGCTCAAATCGAAGGAGGATTTATCTGATGAGGAAGAGAAGGATATGCTGGATTATCTGTATACAACCCAGTATCAAATGAGAGGCATTGTTGCAATATCATTAG GACGTATCGGTAATCAAAATCCCGACAAGTATAGCTACGCTTTCTACCTGCGTTTCCAGAGAAAAGAAGACCTTGTAAAGTTTTACCAACATCCTTTCTACTTGGGAGTTCTCAAGGATCATGTATCGCCTTACTGCCAT GAATTGCTAAATGTAGATTATGAATCTGAAGTAGAAGATGATATCCTGCCTATATTTCGAAAAGGAGAG GAATTCAACTTTGGTGTGGAGTTTGTGCTTCTGATTTCCTTCGTCAATAATGCATCTGATCATGTGGAAGATGCATTGGTTTCTTTGGAAGGGCTGCTGATGGGATTCCAATCCTTGATTGTCCAATCTACTCAAG GTGTGAATTTTAACCCCAGCAGCAAGGAGTATACACATGGAGTAGTGATCAGATTTCGGTCGT TTGATGCTTTTGAGATATTTTTCGGAAGCTCAGAATACAAAGAC TTATGGAAGTCAAAGTTCGAGAAAATCACTCAGAAAACACTTTCTGTCCATTTTCTAATTCAACCAGTGGGTAGTGAGATCATGTAG